A region from the Methanomassiliicoccales archaeon genome encodes:
- a CDS encoding ATPase domain-containing protein, with the protein MPRRAERGRCATGIEGLDNILGGGIPCSSVVLVGGGCGTGKTTLGLEFLIRGVMSGEPGLLVTTVESPEKLLSNAPRFIFFQDSMLAKGKLGIVTWQEIISSCGLSGSDLDEAAIKKISSSLAKQVSANKAKRLVIDTIDTPLAEISDEALGTMLLVELSDMMYRSDCTAMLISSAEKCERIEGRVADGIILMGNLERRGDLLRTMQVVKMKGTAHSRSKYVVDLTEAGVLVTPLLKGAP; encoded by the coding sequence ATGCCTAGGAGGGCCGAGCGAGGCCGCTGTGCCACGGGCATCGAGGGCCTGGACAACATCTTGGGAGGGGGAATACCCTGCTCCAGCGTAGTTCTGGTGGGAGGAGGTTGCGGCACGGGGAAGACCACCCTGGGCCTGGAATTCCTCATAAGAGGTGTGATGTCGGGGGAACCAGGCCTGTTGGTGACCACTGTGGAGAGCCCGGAGAAGCTGCTCTCCAATGCGCCACGATTCATATTCTTCCAGGACTCGATGCTGGCCAAGGGGAAGTTGGGGATTGTGACGTGGCAGGAGATAATATCCTCTTGCGGCTTGTCAGGCTCGGACCTGGACGAGGCCGCCATTAAGAAGATCTCGTCCTCTCTGGCAAAGCAGGTCTCCGCCAACAAGGCCAAGAGATTGGTGATCGATACCATCGACACTCCTCTTGCAGAAATAAGCGACGAGGCCTTGGGCACCATGCTCCTGGTGGAATTGAGCGATATGATGTATAGGAGCGATTGCACTGCCATGCTTATTTCCAGCGCTGAGAAGTGCGAAAGGATCGAGGGCCGGGTGGCCGATGGGATAATACTGATGGGCAACTTGGAGAGGAGAGGTGATCTTCTTAGGACCATGCAGGTGGTGAAGATGAAGGGCACGGCCCATTCCCGCTCGAAGTACGTGGTCGATCTGACCGAGGCGGGGGTGCTGGTCACGCCATTGCTGAAGGGGGCGCCTTAG
- a CDS encoding ATPase domain-containing protein, whose translation MSEGLHLDVASKLEGLSPATAVALEIKLDSYFDVVRGIIDEFAAKKGMPCVYITASVPASTLNSALQALEVNTSDLCFVDCISHTLMAPAEKVACTALVESPTMLENIVLKVEYFARLKQGRRMVVVLDSVNSFSLHNDVKFLAEFLTVLVNSLKAREAYAILLSIPEQMRPEAKEALAMVSDVIIPL comes from the coding sequence ATGAGCGAGGGATTGCATCTTGACGTGGCCAGCAAGCTGGAGGGATTGAGCCCGGCCACTGCGGTGGCGCTCGAGATAAAGCTCGACTCGTACTTCGATGTGGTGCGGGGCATCATCGACGAGTTCGCCGCCAAGAAAGGGATGCCGTGCGTATACATCACCGCTTCCGTCCCCGCCTCCACTTTGAACTCTGCGTTACAAGCTTTGGAGGTGAACACTTCCGATCTATGCTTCGTGGACTGCATCTCCCACACCTTGATGGCCCCGGCCGAGAAGGTCGCATGCACGGCGCTGGTGGAGAGCCCCACCATGCTGGAGAACATCGTGCTGAAGGTGGAGTATTTCGCCCGGCTGAAACAAGGAAGGAGAATGGTGGTGGTGCTGGATTCGGTGAACTCATTCTCTTTGCATAATGACGTCAAGTTCCTCGCCGAGTTCCTGACTGTATTGGTAAACTCTCTGAAGGCGCGTGAGGCCTACGCCATCCTTCTCTCCATCCCGGAGCAGATGAGGCCGGAGGCGAAGGAGGCCTTGGCCATGGTTAGCGATGTCATCATACCTTTGTGA
- a CDS encoding DUF424 family protein, protein MITLKVYRKKGETVLAACDKELLGKSFREGELKLEVHAAFYEGEDADEEMLVNRLMNASIANLVGERTIGIAVRHKMVHEECVIRIQGVPHVQMVRM, encoded by the coding sequence ATGATCACTTTGAAGGTGTATAGGAAGAAGGGCGAGACGGTCCTGGCCGCCTGCGACAAAGAGCTCTTGGGCAAGAGCTTTCGCGAGGGGGAGCTGAAGTTGGAGGTGCATGCCGCCTTCTACGAGGGAGAGGATGCGGACGAAGAGATGCTGGTGAACCGATTGATGAATGCCAGCATAGCGAACCTGGTGGGCGAGAGGACCATAGGCATCGCCGTGCGGCATAAGATGGTGCACGAGGAATGCGTCATACGCATACAAGGAGTGCCTCATGTGCAGATGGTGAGGATGTGA
- a CDS encoding ATP-binding protein — MKLLASDYSDEDLIARWEDFFETSDYRVKIMEVAAHYPEQRSVYVEYAKLDLFDPDMAEHLLQYPVKVLSLSKQAIRKLLPPGRENVDIHLRVTQLPRDSKVEIRKIRSEHLGKLIAVEGLVRKATEVRPKIVDALFQCARCGMIIKEPQEGMYFKEPMECYKEQNGCGRTASSTKFKLLSEESRYVDTQKVEIQENPEGLRGGAQPERLTGFLEEDLAGTVAPGDRLVLNGILRSVQKGAVQKYTLFDINLDVLSVELKTQEYEEVSLTEEDEVEILRQAKDPALFKKIVSSISPTIYGYEREKEAIALQLFGGVHKTLDDGTKIRGDIHILLVGDPGVAKCVTGDTQVWLADQTFRSIKDIVEEAVAKGPVEKVDDGVWAPLDLMVLTFSNRGAIDFGRAVRAWKRTAPPKLLRFTTKGGRTLTVTPTHPLFVQNGPWIQFRPAHLIFVNQYVAVATCPGKTGYDETCGYQRGLDWDQVVSKEEVEPQEGFVYDLEVEGTHNFVTNGIISHNSQILRYMSDLAPRGIYASGKSSSAAGLCVHPDTIIYVDGRPTRIGEFVEARLSSPKEVKPGVWTQESDGALVDSVWKGENRPRRLKAVWRISTPARLIELIVEEGKNIILTPETRVNARRFGMAGGFSRCMDLQPGDEVLMRKGGRLEWVRIKGVIEHAEDLPPYVYDLTVEESHTFVANDFVVHNTAAAVKDDFGEGRWTLEAGALVLADQGLAAIDELDKMSDQDRSSMHEAMESQSVSVAKAGITARLQCRCSILGAANPKYGRFEESQFIADQIDLPPALMSRFDLIFAMTDKPDSEKDARITRHILNVHRRGEILKNEDLSSIPGVDIEAMMQETSSLEPVFSKEFLRKYVAYSKRITPILSDEAVKLITENYLNIRRMGEGENKSVPITARQLEAYVRLAEASARARLSRVVTAEDARRAVSIVEYYLRKIAGEAGRLDIDIIATGTSRSQREQIVTLRSLIQENAERDKGISIENLIQLAEAEGIPEERVRMLLKRLHDNGEVYSPISGYYKLSSEGRE, encoded by the coding sequence GTGAAGCTTCTGGCAAGCGACTACAGTGATGAGGACCTCATCGCCAGATGGGAGGACTTCTTCGAGACCAGTGACTACAGGGTCAAGATAATGGAGGTGGCGGCGCACTACCCCGAGCAGCGCAGCGTCTACGTGGAGTACGCCAAACTGGACCTCTTCGACCCAGACATGGCTGAGCACCTATTACAGTATCCCGTGAAGGTCCTATCCCTCTCCAAGCAGGCCATTCGCAAGCTCTTGCCTCCCGGCCGCGAGAACGTGGATATACACCTGCGCGTCACTCAACTTCCCCGGGACAGCAAGGTGGAGATACGAAAGATACGCTCTGAGCACCTGGGAAAGCTCATCGCTGTGGAGGGATTGGTACGCAAGGCCACCGAGGTGAGGCCGAAGATAGTGGACGCTCTCTTCCAGTGCGCCCGCTGCGGCATGATCATAAAGGAGCCGCAGGAGGGCATGTACTTCAAGGAGCCCATGGAATGCTACAAGGAGCAGAACGGCTGTGGGAGGACCGCCTCCAGCACCAAGTTCAAGCTGCTGAGCGAGGAGTCGCGCTACGTGGACACGCAAAAGGTCGAGATCCAGGAGAACCCGGAAGGCCTTAGAGGGGGAGCGCAGCCGGAGCGCCTCACGGGCTTCTTGGAAGAGGATCTCGCGGGCACCGTAGCACCAGGGGACAGATTGGTGCTGAACGGCATACTGAGGTCGGTGCAGAAGGGCGCGGTGCAGAAGTACACTCTTTTCGATATAAATTTAGACGTGCTCAGCGTGGAGCTCAAGACTCAAGAGTACGAGGAGGTCAGCTTGACAGAGGAGGACGAGGTGGAGATTCTGCGCCAAGCCAAGGATCCCGCCCTGTTCAAGAAGATAGTGTCCTCTATCTCCCCGACCATCTACGGCTATGAGAGGGAGAAGGAGGCGATAGCCCTGCAGCTCTTCGGCGGGGTGCACAAAACCTTGGACGACGGCACGAAGATAAGGGGGGACATACACATCCTCCTGGTAGGCGATCCAGGAGTGGCCAAGTGCGTCACCGGCGACACCCAAGTCTGGCTGGCGGACCAAACCTTCCGCAGCATTAAGGATATCGTGGAGGAAGCGGTGGCCAAAGGCCCAGTGGAGAAAGTGGACGATGGCGTCTGGGCTCCCTTGGACCTCATGGTCCTGACATTTTCCAATCGCGGGGCGATCGACTTCGGCAGGGCTGTGAGGGCATGGAAGAGGACCGCTCCTCCTAAGTTATTGAGATTCACTACCAAGGGCGGAAGGACGCTGACCGTGACGCCCACGCATCCTCTCTTCGTGCAGAACGGCCCTTGGATACAATTCCGTCCTGCCCACCTCATCTTCGTGAACCAATACGTGGCCGTAGCCACCTGCCCGGGCAAGACCGGATACGATGAGACCTGTGGCTACCAAAGGGGCCTGGACTGGGATCAGGTGGTGAGCAAGGAAGAGGTCGAGCCGCAGGAGGGATTCGTGTACGATCTCGAGGTGGAGGGGACGCACAACTTCGTCACCAACGGCATAATCTCTCACAATAGCCAGATCCTGAGGTACATGTCAGATTTGGCCCCCAGGGGCATATATGCCTCGGGCAAGTCCTCCTCTGCCGCTGGTCTCTGCGTGCATCCTGACACCATCATCTATGTAGACGGTAGGCCGACTAGGATTGGCGAATTCGTGGAGGCTCGTCTCTCCTCTCCCAAGGAAGTCAAGCCGGGAGTGTGGACTCAGGAGAGCGATGGGGCCTTGGTGGATTCTGTCTGGAAGGGTGAAAATCGCCCCCGCCGTCTGAAGGCGGTGTGGCGCATTTCCACGCCGGCCAGATTGATTGAGTTGATAGTGGAGGAGGGCAAGAACATCATCCTCACCCCAGAGACAAGGGTGAATGCCAGGAGATTTGGCATGGCGGGGGGGTTCTCCCGGTGCATGGATCTGCAACCAGGGGACGAGGTGCTGATGCGAAAGGGCGGAAGACTTGAATGGGTGAGGATAAAGGGCGTGATAGAGCACGCGGAGGATCTGCCGCCATATGTATATGATCTAACGGTGGAGGAGAGCCATACCTTCGTGGCCAACGACTTCGTGGTGCATAACACCGCCGCCGCCGTCAAGGACGATTTCGGTGAAGGGAGATGGACTCTGGAGGCGGGGGCGCTGGTCCTGGCCGACCAGGGCCTGGCGGCCATAGACGAATTGGACAAGATGTCCGACCAGGACCGGAGCTCCATGCATGAGGCCATGGAGAGCCAGAGCGTCTCGGTGGCCAAGGCGGGCATAACCGCCCGCCTGCAGTGCCGCTGCTCCATCCTGGGAGCGGCTAACCCTAAATACGGAAGATTCGAGGAGTCCCAGTTCATCGCTGACCAGATCGACCTTCCGCCCGCGCTCATGTCCCGCTTCGACCTCATCTTCGCCATGACCGACAAGCCCGACTCGGAGAAGGATGCGCGCATCACCAGGCACATACTCAACGTGCACCGTAGAGGTGAGATATTGAAGAACGAGGACCTTTCCTCCATCCCTGGCGTGGACATAGAAGCCATGATGCAGGAGACCAGCTCCTTGGAGCCGGTCTTCTCCAAGGAATTCCTCAGGAAATATGTGGCGTATTCCAAGCGCATCACCCCTATACTTTCGGACGAGGCGGTGAAGCTCATAACTGAGAATTACCTCAACATCAGGCGCATGGGTGAGGGGGAGAACAAATCGGTCCCGATAACCGCCAGGCAGCTTGAGGCCTACGTGCGCCTGGCCGAGGCCAGCGCCAGAGCTCGCCTCAGCCGCGTGGTGACTGCCGAGGATGCCAGGCGTGCGGTGAGCATAGTGGAATATTATCTGCGTAAGATTGCGGGTGAGGCGGGTAGGCTGGACATTGACATCATCGCCACGGGCACCTCACGTTCGCAGCGTGAGCAGATCGTCACCCTACGCTCCCTCATCCAGGAGAACGCCGAACGGGACAAGGGCATCTCCATCGAGAATCTGATTCAATTGGCGGAGGCGGAAGGCATACCTGAGGAGAGGGTGCGCATGCTGCTCAAGCGCCTGCATGACAACGGCGAGGTGTACTCCCCCATCAGCGGCTATTACAAGCTTTCCTCGGAGGGCAGAGAATGA
- a CDS encoding DUF367 family protein, which produces MSLDVARAKILVYDEGQCDPKKCTARKMMRLGLAKKITSLGQAPHGVVVLDPSAEKALSVEDREAALAHGILVMDLSWNKIESFPKLHIRSRPRALPYLLAANPVNWGKPMRLSSVEAVAAALYIIGLRDQARELLSNFSFGEQFLLLNQEPLERYSSANTSEEVVKIQTEYLQV; this is translated from the coding sequence ATGAGTCTTGATGTAGCTAGAGCGAAAATCCTTGTCTACGACGAGGGCCAATGCGACCCCAAGAAATGCACCGCCAGGAAGATGATGAGATTAGGACTGGCAAAAAAGATAACTTCATTGGGCCAGGCACCTCATGGAGTGGTGGTGCTGGATCCTTCGGCAGAGAAAGCATTGTCCGTCGAGGACCGCGAAGCTGCCTTGGCACATGGCATTCTGGTCATGGACCTATCTTGGAACAAAATAGAATCTTTCCCTAAATTGCACATCAGATCTCGGCCTAGAGCTCTTCCCTATCTCCTCGCCGCCAATCCGGTGAACTGGGGAAAGCCCATGAGGTTGTCCAGCGTGGAGGCGGTCGCAGCCGCACTCTATATCATCGGATTGAGGGATCAAGCTCGTGAGCTGCTATCCAACTTCTCCTTCGGAGAACAGTTCCTCCTCCTGAACCAAGAGCCTTTGGAGAGATACTCTAGTGCGAATACCAGCGAGGAGGTCGTAAAGATTCAAACAGAATATCTGCAAGTCTAA
- a CDS encoding ABC transporter permease yields the protein MAINAHRQVPSDLRQMLTVARYEVFKHLRSRRLIAILVIEVFLLAIMLSLPALLGRPYSDDPAEFVHDVLAFTFTNILIILGATMFAGDAICSEFQSRTGYLLFPNPARRSTIYLGKFASTALIVFLIVSVWYWVAIVSGAIVTGGVSVLAIWSYALAVLFALAASSIGFLVSSILKGSTGALVLTFFLLFMILPLFDLVGTLGGVEPVPSITYQSGAIDAVFMTPYPQSYVQYANESLGLPFNIYFFYPSVTSSALVMIAYIIACNAAGLMLFKRREMIG from the coding sequence ATGGCTATCAACGCGCATAGGCAGGTCCCCTCCGACCTGAGGCAAATGCTGACCGTGGCCAGGTACGAGGTTTTCAAGCACCTACGCAGTCGCAGGCTGATCGCCATCTTGGTGATCGAAGTTTTCCTGTTGGCCATAATGCTCTCTCTCCCCGCTTTGCTGGGCCGGCCTTATTCCGATGATCCAGCGGAGTTCGTGCATGATGTCCTGGCCTTCACCTTCACGAACATCCTCATAATACTCGGGGCCACCATGTTCGCCGGTGACGCCATATGCTCCGAGTTCCAGAGTCGGACTGGCTACCTTCTCTTCCCCAATCCGGCGCGTCGCTCCACCATATATCTGGGCAAGTTCGCGTCCACCGCCCTGATAGTATTCCTCATCGTGAGCGTGTGGTATTGGGTGGCCATCGTCTCCGGCGCCATCGTGACTGGCGGGGTTTCCGTGCTAGCCATCTGGTCGTATGCCTTGGCCGTGCTTTTCGCCTTGGCTGCCTCTTCCATAGGATTCCTGGTCAGCTCTATCTTGAAGGGGAGCACGGGGGCGCTGGTGCTCACCTTCTTCCTGCTCTTCATGATCCTACCCCTGTTCGACCTGGTAGGCACCTTGGGAGGGGTGGAGCCTGTTCCTTCCATCACCTATCAATCGGGGGCCATAGATGCGGTCTTCATGACCCCCTACCCTCAGAGCTATGTGCAGTATGCTAACGAGTCCCTCGGTCTGCCCTTCAACATCTATTTCTTCTATCCCAGCGTGACCTCCAGCGCTTTGGTGATGATCGCTTACATCATAGCCTGCAACGCTGCGGGATTGATGCTCTTCAAGCGCCGGGAGATGATCGGTTAG
- a CDS encoding molybdopterin-binding protein — MKVELMLVGDELLTGQLDPYPAELMQAIRSRGSLITRVTILMDDIGAIAEELSSAIERRPDLILIAGGLGPTIDDVTRHALASFLKRKLSVNEDALSWLREAYHTRHGEELSADSPTTLMAMVPEGMEALRNPVGMACGIRAKVGGTMIICLPGFPKEMRSMFHLYVLPILNDEGIFEKEVRVMLGETSLEPIFQLIAKQFEVRLSSLPRENWRQEGGNTVVIKGRKEEVERACTYFMEMLKNRT; from the coding sequence ATGAAGGTCGAGCTGATGCTGGTGGGGGATGAGCTTCTCACCGGGCAGCTCGATCCCTACCCGGCGGAGCTGATGCAAGCCATAAGGAGCAGAGGCTCCCTGATAACCAGGGTCACTATCCTTATGGATGATATAGGCGCCATAGCCGAGGAATTGTCCTCTGCCATTGAGCGGAGGCCAGATCTGATATTGATCGCAGGTGGTTTAGGCCCTACCATCGACGATGTCACCCGGCACGCCCTAGCCTCCTTCTTAAAGAGGAAGCTGAGCGTCAATGAGGATGCGCTCAGCTGGCTAAGAGAAGCCTATCACACCCGCCATGGCGAGGAGCTGAGCGCGGATTCGCCAACCACGTTGATGGCCATGGTGCCAGAGGGCATGGAGGCGCTGCGAAACCCAGTAGGAATGGCCTGCGGGATTCGAGCTAAAGTCGGCGGCACTATGATCATCTGCCTCCCCGGCTTCCCTAAGGAGATGAGGTCTATGTTCCATCTCTACGTGCTCCCAATTCTGAATGATGAAGGTATCTTCGAGAAGGAGGTGCGCGTCATGCTGGGCGAGACCTCTTTGGAGCCGATCTTCCAGCTTATCGCGAAGCAATTCGAGGTGCGCCTCTCCTCCCTGCCTCGGGAGAATTGGAGGCAAGAGGGGGGGAACACGGTGGTGATAAAGGGAAGGAAGGAGGAGGTAGAGAGGGCTTGCACATATTTCATGGAAATGCTCAAAAACAGGACCTAA
- a CDS encoding NMD3-related protein — protein MSFCVLCGKEGRTYASLCADCFLANNRFTRLPDHVDLFQCHHCQEFQLHGKWQRRGLEEAVKEAARDALEIVKPVDLVKVRSEVQQADVRNYHVHMHTSMTYQDLKVEEDNHTIVRLKGAVCPRCSKIMGSYYESIIQVRGRERRLTEAQQERILSSLRSKVEEAQAENRELFITKLEQVPGGFDAFLSSISLAKAIAHELADKYGAELKESSTLVTQKEGRDVYRVTYLVRLPSYLRGEVILHEGRPHLVVSIASSRTKLQDLRTHETVLMSNAELREAKVVAKRQDIMEAVVLSETRRELQIMHPVSFATVELRRPQGFEVKGGSVRVMIFEEELYLLP, from the coding sequence GTGAGCTTCTGCGTGCTCTGCGGTAAGGAAGGGCGCACGTACGCTTCGCTGTGCGCGGATTGCTTCTTGGCCAACAATCGCTTCACCCGCCTGCCTGACCATGTGGACCTGTTCCAATGCCATCACTGCCAGGAGTTCCAGCTTCATGGAAAGTGGCAGCGTCGGGGACTGGAAGAAGCCGTCAAGGAAGCGGCACGCGATGCATTGGAGATAGTCAAGCCTGTGGACTTGGTCAAAGTGCGCAGCGAGGTGCAGCAGGCCGATGTGCGCAACTATCATGTTCACATGCACACCAGCATGACCTATCAGGACCTGAAGGTGGAAGAGGACAATCACACTATAGTGCGCCTCAAGGGTGCGGTTTGCCCTCGCTGCTCGAAGATAATGGGGTCCTATTACGAGAGCATAATCCAAGTGCGGGGAAGGGAGCGCAGGCTGACGGAAGCGCAGCAGGAGAGGATATTGAGCTCGCTGCGCTCAAAGGTCGAAGAGGCACAGGCGGAGAACCGCGAGCTGTTCATCACCAAGCTGGAGCAAGTCCCTGGAGGCTTCGATGCCTTCCTCTCCTCCATCTCCTTGGCCAAGGCCATCGCGCATGAGCTAGCGGACAAATACGGAGCTGAATTGAAGGAGTCCTCCACCTTGGTCACGCAGAAGGAGGGCAGGGACGTTTACCGCGTGACCTATTTGGTCAGGTTACCTTCCTATCTGCGGGGAGAGGTCATACTTCATGAGGGCCGTCCTCACCTGGTAGTATCGATCGCCTCTTCCAGGACCAAGCTCCAGGACCTCAGGACGCACGAGACGGTGCTGATGAGCAACGCGGAGCTGAGGGAGGCTAAGGTGGTGGCCAAGCGTCAGGATATTATGGAAGCCGTGGTGCTGAGCGAGACGAGGAGAGAACTCCAGATCATGCACCCTGTCAGCTTCGCTACCGTGGAGCTGAGGAGGCCTCAAGGCTTCGAGGTCAAGGGGGGCTCGGTGAGGGTCATGATATTCGAGGAGGAGCTATACCTCCTTCCTTAG
- a CDS encoding type IV pilin N-terminal domain-containing protein, with protein sequence MKKIWSMRKKDGVSPVIATILMVAITVVLAAVLYVMVMGFGGGQSGQTPTITMTYQRSAPGDYNFTVAGVTKNDVRWSDIDVIISPLSGTITKPSATFVGAGDILSIQNLQTGNTYVITLKYTPTGNACYQVSLTATP encoded by the coding sequence ATGAAGAAGATATGGAGCATGAGGAAGAAGGACGGTGTCTCACCTGTCATCGCTACCATCTTGATGGTCGCGATCACCGTGGTGCTAGCAGCCGTGTTGTATGTGATGGTCATGGGATTTGGTGGTGGCCAGAGCGGACAGACGCCAACAATTACGATGACGTATCAAAGAAGCGCCCCAGGTGATTATAATTTTACAGTGGCTGGTGTAACAAAAAATGACGTTAGATGGTCAGATATTGACGTAATAATTTCTCCTCTTTCTGGAACTATTACTAAGCCATCGGCCACTTTCGTCGGGGCAGGTGATATATTATCAATTCAAAACCTACAAACCGGCAATACGTATGTGATAACATTGAAATATACACCAACAGGAAATGCTTGCTATCAAGTATCCTTGACGGCGACGCCGTAA
- a CDS encoding ABC transporter ATP-binding protein — MSEPIVLQGLTKIYGKGFRAVDNLDLVVKANSFVGFLGPNGAGKTTTIKMLTNLLSVTSGKAYLNGVDVASDAKQALAGVGAVVETPEFYPFLTPNETLEYLGQLRGMTKQEVKRRSQEVLETVKMTEWAHTRIGKFSKGMKQRVALAQALLHEPSVIILDEPTSGLDPRGMVEVRDILKDLKRQNYTVFMSSHLLNEVQEVCTEVAMIDHGRLLAYDKVEELLSRIHSKKLEVRIANNIIPEAMDQLRSYEGVQMLNIVDERQFYIDFVGDDEKQAQLLLKLQELGYRVVSFKESGVALENLYMSLIKSSR; from the coding sequence ATGAGCGAACCGATCGTGCTCCAGGGACTTACCAAGATTTATGGCAAGGGCTTTCGCGCCGTGGACAACCTCGACCTGGTGGTCAAGGCCAATTCCTTCGTGGGCTTCCTGGGACCAAATGGCGCGGGCAAGACCACCACCATAAAGATGTTGACCAACCTGCTAAGCGTCACCTCTGGCAAAGCTTATCTAAATGGCGTGGACGTGGCCTCGGATGCCAAGCAGGCATTGGCGGGAGTAGGGGCGGTGGTGGAAACGCCAGAGTTCTATCCTTTCCTCACTCCCAACGAGACCTTGGAATATTTGGGCCAGCTCAGAGGCATGACCAAGCAAGAGGTCAAGCGCCGCAGCCAAGAGGTGTTGGAGACGGTGAAGATGACGGAGTGGGCCCATACCCGCATCGGCAAGTTCTCCAAAGGAATGAAGCAGAGAGTGGCCCTGGCCCAGGCCCTGCTGCATGAGCCCAGCGTCATCATCCTGGATGAGCCCACTTCTGGCCTTGACCCTAGAGGGATGGTGGAAGTGAGGGATATTCTCAAGGACCTCAAGAGACAGAACTACACCGTCTTCATGTCCTCTCATCTTCTGAACGAAGTCCAAGAGGTGTGCACAGAGGTGGCCATGATAGACCACGGCCGTCTCTTGGCATACGATAAGGTGGAGGAACTGCTCTCACGCATACACTCCAAGAAGCTAGAGGTCCGCATCGCCAACAATATCATCCCCGAGGCCATGGACCAGTTGAGGTCGTATGAGGGGGTGCAGATGCTCAACATCGTGGATGAGAGGCAGTTCTACATCGATTTCGTAGGCGATGACGAGAAGCAGGCGCAGTTACTGCTCAAACTTCAGGAGCTGGGATACAGGGTAGTTTCGTTCAAAGAATCAGGCGTGGCTTTGGAGAATCTTTACATGAGCCTGATAAAGAGCTCGAGGTGA
- a CDS encoding RDD family protein → MDDGMQTGFDLLSGSRELQIHWFKRTTALLIDLAIVAAPISLAFMVKDSSDVILAGVLSGLGLFLYSTLLEGIFGQTWGKKLMGLAVVTEGHSHSLVHASIRSVPKFFWYIFLPFDALAGLAMVGDPRQRFTDRIASTKVIALAAHKKSKALKPSNDSVVIE, encoded by the coding sequence ATGGATGATGGGATGCAAACCGGTTTCGACCTGCTGAGCGGAAGCAGGGAGCTCCAGATACATTGGTTCAAGCGCACGACAGCGTTACTCATAGATCTTGCCATTGTAGCTGCCCCCATATCCTTGGCGTTCATGGTAAAGGATAGCTCGGATGTCATATTGGCGGGGGTGCTCTCTGGTCTAGGCCTCTTCCTTTACAGCACACTGCTGGAGGGCATATTCGGACAGACGTGGGGGAAGAAGCTTATGGGCCTCGCTGTGGTGACGGAGGGACATAGCCATAGTCTAGTGCACGCCAGCATAAGATCGGTGCCCAAGTTCTTCTGGTACATATTCCTACCCTTTGACGCCTTGGCAGGACTGGCGATGGTGGGGGACCCGAGGCAGAGGTTCACGGACAGGATCGCTTCGACAAAGGTGATAGCCCTCGCCGCTCACAAGAAGTCTAAAGCGCTGAAGCCATCGAATGATTCAGTAGTGATTGAGTAA